In Candidatus Desulfofervidus auxilii, one genomic interval encodes:
- the xseA gene encoding exodeoxyribonuclease VII large subunit, which translates to MEELSIFSVPQPHIYTVSELTEDIRQILEEEFPFIWVEGEVSNARRPLSGHLYFTLKDEKAQILCILFKNQRKLVKFEPQDGLKVICQGRITVYPPHGNYRLIVEYLEPKGYGALQLAFEQLKKKLAQEGLFDTEIKKALPFFPQRIAVVTSPVGAAIRDFLRVLIKKFPNVHVRIYPVRVQGEGAAQEIAQAIYDLNHLHWAEIIVLTRGGGSLEDLWAFNEEVVARAIHASEIPVVSAVGHEVDFTIADMVADLRAPTPTAAAEMIIQKKEDLENFLQEATKRFHRGLEKLLETAKLHLNHLIKRLGTPRQELITHRLRLDDLSLALLRTIKHRIEREQTAVQNLGERLLLSHPKRQIQSYRDTFQQRKTELMVHFTHLQQKHSQHLQEIRQRLNALSPLNVLKRGYALAFTWPEGKLIKSINQVEVGKNMVVKVVNGEIKAKVEEKDESTI; encoded by the coding sequence ATGGAAGAGTTATCTATATTTTCTGTCCCTCAACCTCACATTTACACTGTAAGTGAGTTAACAGAGGACATCAGGCAGATATTAGAGGAAGAATTCCCTTTTATCTGGGTAGAAGGAGAGGTCTCAAATGCTCGTCGGCCCCTTTCAGGACATCTTTATTTCACTCTAAAAGATGAGAAGGCGCAGATTTTATGTATTTTATTTAAAAATCAAAGAAAATTAGTAAAGTTTGAACCACAAGATGGCTTAAAAGTAATATGTCAAGGACGGATTACAGTTTATCCTCCTCATGGAAATTATCGTTTGATTGTTGAATACTTAGAGCCAAAAGGTTATGGTGCCCTCCAGTTGGCCTTTGAACAGTTAAAGAAAAAATTGGCCCAAGAGGGCCTTTTTGATACCGAAATCAAAAAAGCCTTGCCTTTTTTCCCACAGAGGATTGCGGTGGTAACTTCACCTGTAGGAGCAGCTATTCGTGACTTTTTGAGAGTACTAATTAAGAAATTTCCCAATGTCCATGTTCGTATTTATCCAGTGAGGGTTCAAGGAGAAGGAGCTGCTCAGGAAATTGCCCAAGCTATTTATGATTTAAATCATTTACATTGGGCAGAGATAATCGTGCTTACCCGCGGAGGTGGTTCTTTAGAAGACTTGTGGGCCTTTAACGAAGAGGTAGTAGCTAGGGCAATACATGCTTCAGAAATTCCTGTAGTTTCTGCTGTTGGGCATGAAGTAGATTTTACTATTGCTGATATGGTGGCTGATTTGCGTGCTCCAACCCCTACGGCAGCCGCAGAAATGATTATCCAAAAAAAAGAGGATTTAGAAAACTTTTTACAAGAGGCTACTAAGCGGTTCCACCGCGGACTTGAGAAACTGCTTGAGACCGCCAAACTGCATTTGAATCATCTGATAAAACGATTGGGCACTCCACGCCAAGAACTTATTACTCACCGTCTTCGTTTGGATGACCTTTCTTTAGCCCTTTTGCGGACAATCAAACATAGAATAGAGAGGGAACAAACGGCAGTGCAAAATCTGGGGGAAAGGCTTTTGTTATCCCATCCTAAACGTCAAATACAAAGTTATCGTGATACCTTCCAGCAGAGAAAAACCGAATTGATGGTGCATTTTACTCACTTACAGCAAAAACATTCTCAACACCTCCAGGAAATCAGACAAAGATTGAATGCCTTAAGTCCTTTAAATGTATTAAAAAGAGGCTATGCCCTGGCCTTTACTTGGCCAGAAGGCAAGTTGATTAAATCCATTAACCAAGTGGAGGTAGGCAAAAATATGGTTGTTAAGGTAGTAAATGGCGAAATAAAAGCAAAGGTGGAGGAAAAAGATGAATCTACCATTTGA
- the xseB gene encoding exodeoxyribonuclease VII small subunit, which yields MNLPFEDAIKRLETIVHKLEAGETPLEESLKLFEEGMGLIRYCQQKLDEVEKKVELLIKNEQGEFETKPFPVDSNHPGN from the coding sequence ATGAATCTACCATTTGAGGATGCCATAAAACGGTTAGAAACTATTGTGCATAAGCTAGAAGCTGGAGAAACTCCTTTGGAAGAATCCTTAAAACTGTTTGAAGAAGGAATGGGTCTTATTCGGTATTGCCAACAAAAATTAGATGAGGTAGAAAAGAAAGTAGAATTACTTATCAAGAATGAGCAGGGAGAGTTTGAGACTAAACCTTTCCCAGTGGATTCAAATCACCCAGGTAATTAG
- a CDS encoding polyprenyl synthetase family protein gives MTFDLNAYLKERKLLVEEALEHYLPPQKGFYNPIVEAMRYSLFAGGKRLRPILCLAATEIVGGKKETALPVACALEMIHTYSLIHDDLPAMDNDDFRRGKPTNHRVFGEAMAILAGDGLLTEAFYLLTYPDLLAKIPPAQLVWISHLIAQAAGFRGMVSGQVMDLEATGKEIGLEELKAIHDHKTGALIRVAVESGAIIGGGNKTEVEALKEYGTQIGLAFQIVDDVLDIEGNPEDMGKNIGSDEPQQKATYPKLVGLNEAKEMAQTCIKRGIHALKPFGERAMPLKALAQYIIERRG, from the coding sequence ATGACCTTTGACTTAAATGCTTATCTAAAAGAAAGAAAACTTTTAGTAGAGGAAGCCTTAGAACATTATCTTCCTCCCCAAAAAGGGTTTTATAATCCGATTGTAGAGGCCATGAGATATAGTTTGTTTGCAGGTGGGAAGAGGTTGCGTCCTATTTTGTGTTTGGCAGCTACAGAGATAGTAGGAGGTAAAAAAGAAACAGCTTTACCTGTGGCTTGTGCCTTAGAGATGATTCATACTTATTCTTTAATTCATGATGACTTGCCTGCTATGGATAATGACGACTTCCGCCGGGGTAAACCTACCAATCACAGGGTATTTGGTGAAGCTATGGCCATTTTAGCTGGGGATGGTCTTTTGACAGAGGCATTTTATCTATTGACTTATCCTGATTTATTAGCAAAGATACCCCCTGCCCAATTGGTTTGGATTAGCCATCTTATCGCTCAGGCTGCTGGATTTAGGGGAATGGTAAGCGGTCAAGTAATGGATTTAGAGGCCACAGGGAAGGAGATAGGTTTGGAGGAGTTAAAGGCTATACATGACCATAAGACAGGAGCCTTGATTCGAGTAGCCGTAGAGAGTGGAGCTATTATAGGTGGTGGGAATAAAACTGAGGTGGAAGCTTTGAAGGAATACGGCACTCAAATTGGTTTGGCATTTCAAATTGTAGATGATGTTTTAGATATAGAAGGAAACCCTGAGGATATGGGTAAGAATATAGGAAGCGATGAGCCTCAACAAAAGGCTACTTATCCCAAATTAGTAGGTCTCAATGAGGCCAAAGAAATGGCTCAAACTTGTATTAAAAGAGGAATTCATGCCTTGAAACCATTTGGTGAAAGGGCAATGCCCTTAAAGGCTTTAGCACAATACATTATAGAAAGGAGAGGTTAA
- the dxs gene encoding 1-deoxy-D-xylulose-5-phosphate synthase, whose translation MGILDKVQTPKDLKSLSLNELETLAQEIRETIIQTVAKTGGHLAPSLGTVELTLALHYVFDTPRDKIIWDVGHQTYAHKLVTGRKHLFSTLREYRGLSGFPHRGESVYDSFGTGHASTSISAALGMAISRDLKGEKHKVIAVIGDGAMTGGLAFEALNHAGELDKDLIVVLNDNKMSISHNVGALSHFLSRKFTSRAFRQFKKGVERFLSSLPAGENLVQLAKRSEDSFMSLFTPGMLFLSLHFDYLGPINGHNLNKLIKAFEHIKEMEGPILVHVLTTKGKGYEPAEKDPTNYHGVGKLYLRENSGKVNYFSTEKGITYTQVFAETLVELANKDKRIVGITAAMPEGTGLALLQKHFPERFFDVGIAEEHAVTLAAGMATQGLRPVVAVYSTFLQRAYDQIIHDVCLQRLPVVFAIDRGGIVGEDGPTHHGVFDLSFLRVIPHLVLMSPKDENELRHMLKTALEYEGPIALRYPRGKAMGVSLEESLKTLPIGESEILIQGEDVLILAIGHTVMPALQAIEQLQEEGFYPALVNARFVKPLDKTLLREKAPEFRAIVTIEENVLMGGFGSAVMELLRDLNINIPVYRVGLPDQFIEHGGQNILRGKYGLDKEGIYEHVKKVFLKYVSKRKIRQITFRKRPGAQSRTG comes from the coding sequence TTGGGTATTTTAGATAAAGTTCAGACCCCTAAAGATTTGAAATCACTTTCTTTAAATGAATTAGAAACCTTAGCCCAGGAAATTCGGGAAACCATTATTCAAACAGTGGCTAAGACTGGAGGGCACTTAGCTCCAAGTTTAGGGACAGTGGAGCTTACTTTAGCCCTCCATTATGTGTTTGATACTCCTAGAGACAAGATTATATGGGATGTAGGTCATCAAACATATGCCCATAAACTCGTCACAGGCCGTAAGCACTTATTTTCTACTTTGCGAGAATATAGGGGATTAAGTGGTTTCCCTCATCGAGGCGAAAGTGTTTATGATAGTTTTGGCACAGGTCACGCTAGTACTTCTATTTCTGCTGCTTTAGGTATGGCTATTAGCCGGGATTTAAAAGGAGAAAAGCATAAAGTTATTGCGGTAATAGGTGACGGTGCTATGACTGGGGGATTGGCTTTTGAGGCCTTAAACCATGCAGGAGAGTTAGATAAAGATTTAATTGTAGTCTTGAATGATAATAAAATGTCTATTTCTCATAATGTGGGAGCCCTTTCTCACTTTTTGAGTCGTAAATTTACCAGTCGTGCTTTTAGACAATTTAAAAAAGGAGTGGAGCGTTTTCTTTCTTCCTTACCAGCAGGTGAGAACTTAGTTCAGTTAGCTAAAAGGAGTGAGGATTCTTTTATGAGTTTATTTACCCCAGGGATGCTTTTTCTTTCTTTACATTTTGATTACCTGGGACCTATTAATGGGCACAATCTTAACAAATTGATTAAGGCCTTTGAACATATCAAAGAGATGGAAGGTCCTATCTTGGTTCATGTGTTGACTACCAAGGGCAAGGGCTATGAACCTGCTGAGAAAGATCCCACTAATTATCACGGAGTAGGCAAGTTGTATCTTAGGGAAAATTCAGGTAAGGTTAATTATTTTTCCACTGAAAAGGGTATAACTTATACCCAGGTTTTTGCTGAGACTTTGGTAGAATTAGCCAATAAAGATAAGCGAATTGTGGGTATCACTGCAGCCATGCCAGAAGGTACGGGATTGGCCCTCTTACAGAAACACTTTCCAGAAAGGTTTTTTGATGTGGGGATTGCTGAAGAACATGCGGTGACCTTAGCTGCAGGTATGGCTACGCAAGGATTAAGGCCAGTGGTGGCTGTTTATTCTACTTTTTTACAACGCGCCTATGATCAAATTATTCATGATGTCTGTTTACAAAGATTGCCTGTAGTATTTGCCATAGACAGAGGTGGCATTGTAGGTGAAGATGGCCCTACCCATCATGGTGTATTTGATTTATCTTTTTTGCGTGTTATTCCCCACTTAGTTCTTATGTCTCCCAAAGATGAAAATGAATTACGGCATATGTTAAAAACTGCCTTAGAGTATGAAGGGCCTATTGCTTTGCGATACCCACGGGGAAAGGCCATGGGAGTATCCTTAGAGGAGTCTTTAAAAACGCTGCCTATTGGTGAGAGCGAAATATTGATACAAGGGGAAGATGTCCTTATTCTGGCCATTGGTCATACTGTTATGCCTGCTTTACAAGCTATTGAGCAATTACAAGAAGAAGGTTTTTATCCTGCTTTAGTAAATGCTCGATTTGTCAAACCTTTAGATAAAACTTTATTAAGGGAAAAAGCACCAGAATTTAGGGCAATAGTTACCATCGAAGAAAATGTTCTTATGGGAGGATTTGGGAGTGCGGTAATGGAACTTTTGAGAGATTTAAATATAAATATCCCTGTGTATAGAGTGGGATTACCAGATCAGTTTATTGAACATGGAGGACAGAATATCTTAAGGGGAAAATATGGTTTGGATAAGGAAGGTATTTATGAACATGTTAAAAAGGTTTTTTTAAAATATGTCTCCAAAAGAAAGATTAGACAAATTACTTTTAGAAAAAGGCCTGGTGCGCAGTCGCGAACGGGCTAA
- a CDS encoding TlyA family RNA methyltransferase, whose translation MRSRERAKALILRGQVWVNGKRIDKAGTQVNISSTIELKSCDHPYVSRGGLKLEAALHQFNINVKDKVAMDVGASTGGFTDCLLKHGAKRVYAIDVGYGLLDWQLRQDERVVVIERQNIRYLSAERIPEKIDIVTIDVSFISLKKVIPKVKEFLKEDGKIIALIKPQFEVGKGEVGKGGIVREDFKRQRVINEIKSLCQTLGFEVKGVIPSPILGAKGNQEYLLYAEISE comes from the coding sequence GTGCGCAGTCGCGAACGGGCTAAGGCCCTTATTTTAAGGGGTCAAGTATGGGTAAATGGAAAAAGGATAGACAAAGCAGGCACTCAAGTAAATATATCTTCAACCATAGAGCTTAAGTCTTGTGACCATCCCTATGTCAGCCGGGGAGGTCTTAAATTAGAGGCTGCCTTACATCAATTTAATATTAATGTAAAAGATAAGGTTGCCATGGACGTGGGTGCTTCTACAGGCGGTTTTACTGACTGTTTACTTAAACACGGAGCAAAAAGGGTTTATGCTATTGATGTAGGTTATGGTCTTTTAGATTGGCAATTACGTCAGGATGAGCGGGTGGTGGTGATTGAGCGACAAAATATTCGGTACCTGTCTGCAGAGCGGATTCCAGAAAAAATAGATATAGTTACCATTGATGTATCATTTATTTCATTAAAAAAAGTGATTCCTAAAGTAAAGGAATTTTTGAAAGAAGATGGGAAAATAATTGCCCTTATCAAACCCCAATTTGAAGTAGGTAAAGGTGAAGTGGGTAAGGGAGGCATTGTGCGCGAAGATTTTAAGAGACAAAGGGTTATAAATGAAATTAAAAGCCTTTGTCAAACACTAGGTTTTGAAGTAAAAGGAGTCATTCCTTCTCCCATTCTGGGAGCAAAGGGGAATCAAGAGTATCTATTGTATGCAGAAATAAGTGAATAA
- a CDS encoding BCAM0308 family protein, with protein MRKDRLIQERIHDPYYEEKKYPDGVVCPGCGAVYEDGRWMWPTEAEKIISPEAEEYLCPACRRIRDKYPAGVVTLSGGYLKAHKEEILNLVNNVIEEEQERSPLKRLINMEEADEKLVLNFTDDHLARRVGEAVGRAHKGDLEVKYLDEAKFVDVSWHRD; from the coding sequence ATGCGTAAAGATAGACTTATTCAAGAAAGAATTCATGACCCTTATTATGAAGAAAAGAAGTATCCAGATGGTGTTGTCTGTCCTGGTTGTGGAGCAGTTTATGAAGATGGTCGTTGGATGTGGCCAACCGAAGCAGAAAAAATAATTAGTCCAGAGGCTGAGGAATATCTTTGTCCTGCCTGTCGGCGCATAAGAGATAAATACCCAGCAGGAGTCGTGACTCTTTCTGGAGGTTACTTAAAAGCACATAAAGAAGAAATTTTAAACTTAGTAAATAATGTTATTGAAGAAGAGCAAGAGAGGTCTCCTTTAAAAAGGTTGATCAACATGGAGGAGGCAGATGAGAAGTTGGTGTTAAACTTTACAGATGACCATTTGGCCCGAAGAGTAGGGGAGGCCGTAGGCCGTGCCCATAAAGGTGATTTAGAGGTGAAATACCTTGATGAAGCCAAGTTTGTGGATGTTTCTTGGCACAGGGATTAG
- a CDS encoding transglutaminaseTgpA domain-containing protein has protein sequence MKAKHIPIFSAYMGFLLAILVLKEELPLWFQGICLIFFITILNHLQWRIYPSNLFLNFLAIALILLSFSLPHTDIFMLFLYVLFILILIKFLSPLKPRDLWQVYTLNLFLFSAATFSNFNLSFGFILILFFWITLIGICFLTAQQVTEPAILQRPLFYFASCLSVTAVLVAVLFFAFLPRSPYTFFLGFGLSHKAKTGFTEDIDLNGIQEIRTDNSVAFRAIMSGPLKSPPYWRGMVYDTYQNGRWRIKLKPQKIKPSCPESNIYHQIIFLEPYAGKTLFALNYPFAINITAPRTFSVPSLPNLTFVLNRPIFQRIEYQASSCPIFPVAHLSAQEKLLYLQMPPNLKGPLDKLLQHLVDKKDPPPVIVKKLVNFLQKPPFESRFQIPKIEGEPVLMFLFKTHKGWCEHFASALTLLLRSAGIPARFVGGYYGGTWNTTGNYYLVRQKDAHAWVEYWNGKNWETIDPILPTLEIKKTTYFSFFWKWLDYLRLRWYAYVINYDFAKQKQLFYRLKHYFSPSKNKNYWQVKKPDFEWLRYKWVFFSAVCLGWMGFLIYFLFKQHKSHPFLCLCELLRNYGYSISPNQGGLEIVDMINKKDPELSYMVRRFVEIWYPMRYGRLIKDKTKTRHLKELLKQIRIHLIKQKSIKKPYS, from the coding sequence ATGAAGGCTAAACACATACCTATCTTTTCTGCTTATATGGGATTTTTGTTGGCCATTTTGGTCCTTAAGGAAGAACTTCCTCTTTGGTTTCAAGGAATTTGCTTAATATTTTTTATAACTATTTTAAACCATTTGCAATGGAGAATATATCCCTCCAATTTATTTCTTAATTTTTTGGCTATAGCTCTTATTTTGCTTTCTTTTTCCCTTCCTCATACTGATATTTTTATGCTTTTTCTCTATGTGCTTTTTATTCTTATTTTAATAAAGTTTTTAAGTCCCTTAAAACCACGGGACCTTTGGCAGGTTTATACCTTAAACCTATTTTTGTTCTCTGCCGCTACCTTTTCCAATTTCAATTTAAGTTTTGGGTTTATTCTTATCTTGTTTTTTTGGATCACCCTAATTGGAATTTGTTTTTTAACTGCTCAACAAGTTACAGAACCAGCTATTCTTCAAAGGCCCTTATTTTATTTTGCCTCCTGTTTGAGTGTTACGGCAGTATTAGTAGCAGTGTTGTTTTTTGCATTCCTACCTAGGTCTCCCTATACATTCTTTTTAGGATTTGGCCTCAGTCATAAGGCAAAAACCGGATTTACCGAAGATATAGACCTCAATGGCATTCAGGAAATCAGGACCGATAATAGCGTAGCCTTCAGGGCTATTATGTCCGGTCCTTTAAAGTCTCCTCCCTATTGGCGAGGAATGGTCTATGATACTTACCAAAATGGCCGCTGGCGAATAAAGTTAAAACCTCAAAAAATAAAACCTTCTTGTCCTGAGTCAAATATTTATCACCAAATCATTTTTCTTGAACCTTATGCAGGAAAAACCCTTTTTGCCCTAAATTACCCCTTTGCCATAAATATAACTGCCCCTAGGACATTTTCCGTTCCCTCTTTACCTAATTTAACCTTTGTTTTAAACAGGCCTATTTTTCAACGAATAGAATACCAAGCTTCATCCTGCCCTATTTTTCCTGTAGCCCATCTTAGTGCTCAGGAAAAACTGTTATATTTACAAATGCCCCCAAATTTAAAAGGACCTTTGGATAAACTCCTTCAGCATCTGGTAGATAAAAAAGACCCTCCACCGGTTATTGTCAAAAAACTAGTCAATTTTTTACAAAAACCTCCCTTTGAATCTCGGTTTCAAATACCAAAAATAGAAGGAGAACCAGTCCTAATGTTTTTATTTAAAACTCACAAAGGCTGGTGTGAGCACTTTGCTTCTGCCCTTACATTGCTTTTAAGAAGTGCGGGTATTCCTGCCCGTTTTGTTGGTGGTTATTACGGAGGCACCTGGAATACCACAGGTAATTATTATTTAGTTAGACAGAAAGATGCCCATGCTTGGGTAGAATACTGGAATGGGAAAAATTGGGAGACCATTGACCCCATACTCCCTACCTTAGAAATCAAAAAAACAACTTATTTTTCTTTTTTCTGGAAATGGCTGGACTATCTCCGTCTTCGCTGGTATGCCTATGTAATCAATTATGATTTTGCTAAACAAAAGCAACTTTTTTACCGTTTAAAGCATTACTTTAGCCCTTCTAAGAATAAAAATTATTGGCAAGTAAAAAAACCTGATTTTGAATGGCTGAGGTATAAATGGGTGTTTTTTAGTGCTGTGTGTTTGGGATGGATGGGGTTTCTGATTTACTTCCTATTTAAACAGCATAAATCCCATCCCTTTCTTTGCTTATGTGAGCTTTTGAGAAATTACGGTTATAGCATTTCTCCCAATCAAGGGGGACTTGAGATTGTAGATATGATAAATAAGAAAGACCCTGAACTTTCTTATATGGTAAGAAGGTTTGTAGAAATATGGTATCCCATGCGGTATGGAAGGTTAATTAAGGATAAGACAAAAACAAGGCATCTAAAGGAATTATTAAAACAAATAAGAATCCATCTCATCAAACAAAAATCCATTAAAAAACCTTATAGTTAA
- a CDS encoding DUF58 domain-containing protein, whose protein sequence is MKITKPGIFFVALTIMLGIAAVNTGNNLIYLIAALMLSLMALSGLSSFLNLVGLDFKIEVPEETYVSKQALLTIWVKNKKPCIPSFLLGINTPLGTTWLPYLPPKKTMSVYLWVSFPKRGWQKLPEMTIFSYFPLYFFSRGFKYFKDQTFLIYPKPLSCPLPSAIFHQGEREQGRRRGREEFRSLREWVSGDDLRHVHWLATARLNKLVIKEYEGGGIKDVILSIPSGIEDIELHLSRLTYLTNTLFKAGYAVGLKTDSLYLPPKRGLQQRKNILKTLALYEG, encoded by the coding sequence GTGAAGATCACAAAGCCTGGTATTTTTTTCGTGGCCTTGACCATTATGCTTGGGATAGCAGCAGTAAACACAGGAAATAATTTAATTTATTTAATTGCTGCCCTTATGTTGTCTTTAATGGCCTTATCTGGACTAAGTTCTTTCTTAAATTTAGTTGGTTTGGACTTCAAAATAGAAGTTCCAGAAGAAACTTATGTCTCCAAACAAGCCCTCCTGACCATCTGGGTAAAGAATAAAAAACCATGTATACCAAGCTTTCTTTTGGGTATTAACACTCCCTTGGGAACTACTTGGCTACCTTATCTTCCTCCTAAAAAAACAATGTCTGTGTATCTCTGGGTGAGTTTCCCTAAAAGGGGCTGGCAAAAATTACCAGAAATGACCATATTTTCTTACTTTCCTCTATATTTTTTCTCCCGGGGTTTTAAATATTTTAAAGACCAAACCTTTCTAATTTATCCCAAACCTCTATCTTGCCCTTTGCCTTCAGCTATTTTCCACCAAGGAGAACGAGAGCAAGGAAGACGAAGAGGCAGAGAGGAGTTTAGAAGTTTACGAGAGTGGGTTAGTGGGGATGATTTACGGCATGTCCATTGGTTAGCTACAGCTAGGCTAAATAAATTGGTTATTAAAGAATATGAGGGAGGGGGAATTAAAGACGTCATTCTTTCTATTCCTTCAGGCATTGAAGATATAGAACTCCATCTCAGCCGACTTACTTATTTGACAAATACTTTGTTTAAGGCAGGCTACGCAGTAGGATTGAAAACCGATTCCCTATATTTACCTCCTAAAAGAGGGCTACAACAACGCAAGAATATTTTAAAGACTCTAGCACTCTATGAAGGCTAA
- a CDS encoding AAA family ATPase, with the protein MDLIQKALKLVNQVIVGKEKQVKLAFTCILARGHLLLEDLPGTGKTTLAIALARVLGCSFARIQFTSDLLPADILGGLVYHPKEGRFFFRPGPIFHQVILVDEINRATPKAQSALLEVMEERQVSIEGVVRPLPAPFFVIATQNPLELYGTFPLPESQLDRFFMRLDLGYPPPEKEMLILKHGAFHKEARNLTPVLHSETILQLQNQVEKVHIHKDLLQFISKIVTCSRQEKALRYGLSPRAALAWVNAAKAYAFIEGRDYVIPEDIKWTFLPIAFHRLVPKEELSFSARIVLLKEILNSVSLPV; encoded by the coding sequence ATGGATTTGATACAAAAAGCCCTGAAGTTAGTTAATCAAGTGATTGTTGGTAAAGAAAAACAGGTAAAATTGGCATTTACTTGTATTTTGGCTAGAGGGCATCTATTGTTAGAAGATTTACCCGGAACAGGAAAGACCACCCTTGCCATTGCTTTGGCTAGAGTACTAGGTTGCTCTTTCGCCCGGATTCAGTTTACTAGCGACTTATTGCCAGCAGACATCCTAGGAGGATTAGTTTATCACCCTAAAGAAGGTCGTTTTTTCTTTCGGCCTGGTCCTATTTTTCATCAAGTAATTCTGGTGGATGAAATAAACCGGGCTACTCCCAAGGCCCAGAGTGCCCTTTTAGAAGTGATGGAAGAAAGACAAGTGAGTATTGAGGGAGTAGTGCGACCATTGCCTGCACCTTTTTTTGTCATAGCTACCCAAAATCCTTTAGAACTTTATGGCACATTTCCCTTACCAGAATCCCAGTTAGACCGTTTTTTTATGCGATTAGACTTGGGCTATCCTCCTCCAGAAAAAGAAATGCTTATTTTGAAACATGGTGCTTTTCACAAAGAGGCTAGAAACCTAACCCCAGTTCTTCATTCAGAAACTATTTTACAGTTGCAAAATCAAGTGGAAAAAGTCCATATTCATAAGGATTTATTACAATTTATCTCAAAAATTGTGACCTGTAGCCGACAAGAAAAGGCCTTACGATACGGACTATCACCTAGGGCTGCCCTTGCTTGGGTAAATGCAGCCAAGGCCTATGCCTTTATTGAAGGAAGAGACTATGTCATTCCTGAAGACATAAAGTGGACATTTTTACCCATTGCCTTTCATCGCTTAGTCCCCAAAGAAGAATTATCTTTTTCTGCTAGAATTGTGTTACTTAAAGAAATTTTAAATAGTGTATCCTTACCTGTATGA
- a CDS encoding type II secretion system F family protein: MPVFVWEGKRSDGKVVRGELEASNIGIVKLRLKREDIVPTKIRPKTKGFSDYLVFLQGRVKEKEIVLFIRQFGTMLNAGVPVVRALDVLAAQQSNKLFKKILQDIKTDVEGGSTLADAFSKYPRHFDELFVNMIAAGETGGVIDQALDRLGNYREKALALKRKVKGAMVYPLITLAVALTVLIVILIYVIPAFESIFSAFGAALPAPTQFVINLSNWFRKYMGYIFLVIIGLGIALKLFKRTEKGNFMFDQLLLKIPLIGVLLQKTAIARFSRTLSTMLQSGVPILQSLDIVAKTSGNKVIEKKLLEVKLEVSRGQSLAAPMAQAKIFPPLVVQMTAVGEETGELENMLSKIADFYEAEVDAAVEALTSMLEPMMIVFLGGLIGGLVVALYLPIFKLGAVVGG; the protein is encoded by the coding sequence ATGCCTGTTTTTGTTTGGGAAGGGAAAAGATCTGACGGTAAAGTAGTAAGAGGGGAACTGGAAGCTTCTAATATAGGTATTGTCAAGTTAAGACTAAAGCGTGAAGATATAGTTCCCACAAAAATTCGTCCTAAGACGAAAGGTTTTAGTGACTATCTAGTTTTCCTCCAGGGAAGGGTTAAAGAAAAAGAAATTGTATTATTCATTAGGCAGTTTGGAACGATGTTAAATGCAGGTGTTCCAGTAGTGAGGGCCTTGGATGTCCTTGCTGCTCAACAAAGTAATAAATTATTTAAAAAAATACTTCAAGATATTAAGACAGATGTTGAAGGTGGATCTACTTTGGCTGATGCCTTTTCCAAATATCCTCGCCATTTCGATGAACTTTTTGTCAACATGATAGCCGCAGGAGAGACCGGTGGGGTAATTGACCAGGCTTTAGATAGGTTAGGTAATTATAGGGAAAAGGCCCTAGCTTTGAAGAGAAAGGTAAAAGGAGCTATGGTTTATCCCTTGATTACCCTTGCCGTTGCTCTCACAGTCCTTATAGTTATTCTTATTTATGTCATCCCAGCCTTTGAAAGCATTTTTTCTGCCTTTGGAGCAGCCCTACCTGCACCTACACAGTTTGTGATTAACCTTAGTAATTGGTTTAGGAAATACATGGGTTATATTTTCCTGGTAATAATAGGTTTGGGTATTGCTCTTAAATTGTTTAAACGCACAGAAAAAGGCAACTTTATGTTCGATCAGTTACTCTTAAAAATTCCTCTAATAGGCGTTTTATTGCAAAAAACAGCCATTGCTCGTTTTTCACGCACACTTTCCACTATGTTGCAGAGTGGGGTGCCTATTCTGCAAAGTTTAGATATTGTAGCCAAAACTTCTGGAAATAAAGTGATAGAGAAAAAATTATTAGAAGTAAAATTAGAAGTAAGTAGAGGCCAGTCTCTAGCAGCACCCATGGCTCAAGCAAAAATTTTTCCTCCTTTGGTAGTTCAAATGACGGCCGTAGGGGAAGAAACAGGAGAATTAGAAAACATGTTATCAAAAATAGCTGATTTTTATGAAGCAGAAGTAGATGCTGCCGTGGAGGCCTTGACTTCCATGTTAGAGCCCATGATGATTGTTTTCTTAGGAGGGCTTATAGGTGGTCTGGTAGTAGCTCTCTATCTCCCAATATTCAAACTAGGTGCAGTAGTGGGTGGATAA